The window ACCCGGAGCGCGGTGCGCATCGGCGGCCGGGCGCTCCCGGGCGCCGTCACGGGGGCGCCCACCCTGCCCGTCGTCGACCCGTCCACCGGGACGGCCTTCGCCGAGGTCAGCACCGGCGGCTCGGCCGACGCCGCCCGCGCGCTCGCCGCCGCCACCGCCGCGCTGCCGGCCTGGGCGGCCACCCCGGTGGCGGAGCGCGCCGCGGCCCTGCGGGCCATCGCCGACGACATCGAGGCCCTGGCGACCCGCCCGGACTGGGCCGGGCTGATCACCCGGGAGACCGGCAAGCGGCTCGCCGAGTCCACCGCCGAGCTGGGGCTGACCGTGACCTACTTCCGGGTCATGGCCGACCTCGTCGAGCGGCAGGAGGAGCAACGGCTGACGGTGGTGCCGCAGCACGAGCACCGGGTCGCCGCCCGGCCGGTCGGGGTCGCGGCCGTACTCACCCCGTGGAACTTCCCGGTCTCCATCCCCGCCCGGAAGATCGCACCGGCACTCGCCGCGGGCTGCCCGGTGCTGTTCAAGCCCTCGGAGCTGGCTCCGCTGTCGTCGATGGTGCTCGCCGCGGTGTGCGAGCGGCACCTGCCCGACGGGGCGCTCGGCACCGTCCTCGGCACCCCGGCCGACGTCGTCTCCCCGTGGCTCGCGGCGCCGGCGGTGCGGGCGGTCTCGTTCACCGGTTCGACCCGGGTCGGTCGCCTGGTGGCCACCGAGGCGGCGCCGCGGTTCCTGCGTACGGTGATGGAGTTGGGCGGCTGCGCGCCGTTCGTCGTCCTCCCGGACGCCGACCCGCAGGCCGCGGCGCAGACCCTGATGGTCGCCAAGTACCGCAACAACGGCCAGTCCTGCATCGCGGCCAACCAGATCCTGGTCGCCCGGGAGGTGGCCGGGGAGTTCGTCGAGGCGTTCGTCGAGGCCACCCGCGCCCTGCGCGTCGGCGATCCCCGG is drawn from Micromonospora sp. NBC_01740 and contains these coding sequences:
- a CDS encoding aldehyde dehydrogenase family protein; protein product: MTDSPIVDEVLATRSAVRIGGRALPGAVTGAPTLPVVDPSTGTAFAEVSTGGSADAARALAAATAALPAWAATPVAERAAALRAIADDIEALATRPDWAGLITRETGKRLAESTAELGLTVTYFRVMADLVERQEEQRLTVVPQHEHRVAARPVGVAAVLTPWNFPVSIPARKIAPALAAGCPVLFKPSELAPLSSMVLAAVCERHLPDGALGTVLGTPADVVSPWLAAPAVRAVSFTGSTRVGRLVATEAAPRFLRTVMELGGCAPFVVLPDADPQAAAQTLMVAKYRNNGQSCIAANQILVAREVAGEFVEAFVEATRALRVGDPRDPGTDIGPLAPAGDPARMAALVDEAVARGARAVAPHGAAPSAGHYAAPTVLLDAPVDSRAMTGEIFGPVAPVHVYDDLDAALAVHHATGYGLAGYVCGTDLDAARAVADRLRAGIVGINTGTPNTPWVPFGGLGDSGVGYEGGRPGLEAFQTHLSVASRPVGA